A window of Ipomoea triloba cultivar NCNSP0323 chromosome 2, ASM357664v1 contains these coding sequences:
- the LOC116010069 gene encoding GDSL esterase/lipase At5g33370-like, which translates to MGKLNTVTLYTHMGAAAVTFFLKFAVIFGLSAALLAADVAEGRRAFFVFGDSLVDNGNNNFLATSARADSPPYGIDYPTHRPTGRFSNGLNIPDIISEKLGSEPTMPYLNPQLDGQKLLVGANFASAGVGILNDTGIQFVNIINIYQQLDYFAEYQQRLAKLIGAEKAKKLVNDALVLITLGGNDFVNNYYLIPFSPRSRQFTLPNYVDFVISEYKKVLKRLYDLGARKVMVTGTGPLGCVPAELAQHSLDGKCASELQNAAYMFNPKLARIIKCLNKEINCNAFLAVNTHQIHMDFITNPKAFGFVTSQVACCGQGPYNGVGLCTPLSHLCTNRDEYAFWDAFHPSEKANRIIVDQMMNGSNTYMHPMNLSTILAMDSNA; encoded by the exons ATGGGGAAATTAAACACAGTAACACTATACACACATATGGGCGCCGCTGCTGTAACTTTCTTCCTCAAATTCGCGGTGATTTTTGGCCTCTCGGCGGCGTTGCTTGCCGCAGATGTGGCGGAGGGGCGGCGCGCGTTTTTCGTGTTCGGAGATTCGTTGGTCGACAATGGCAACAACAACTTCCTTGCCACCAGTGCCCGCGCCGATTCTCCCCCCTATGGTATTGATTATCCCACTCACCGCCCCACCGGCCGTTTCTCCAACGGCCTCAACATCCCGGACATTATCA GTGAAAAGTTAGGATCGGAACCAACAATGCCGTATTTGAACCCACAGCTCGATGGGCAAAAGCTTCTTGTCGGTGCCAATTTTGCTTCCGCCGGAGTCGGCATATTGAATGACACTGGAATCCAATTC gtaaatataataaatatctACCAACAGCTAGACTACTTCGCAGAATATCAACAAAGATTGGCGAAATTGATTGGTGCCGAGAAGGCGAAGAAGCTGGTGAATGATGCCCTTGTTCTAATCACCCTCGGCGGAAATGATTTCGTCAACAACTATTATTTGATCCCCTTTTCGCCAAGGTCTCGCCAATTCACCCTTCCCAATTACGTTGACTTCGTCATCTCCGAATACAAAAAAGTTCTAAAG agacTCTACGATTTGGGAGCTCGAAAGGTGATGGTTACGGGAACTGGACCGTTAGGGTGCGTGCCAGCGGAGCTTGCCCAGCATAGCTTAGATGGCAAATGTGCATCAGAGCTACAAAATGCAGCTTACATGTTCAACCCTAAGCTCGCTCGAATAATCAAATGTCTCAATAAGGAGATTAATTGCAATGCTTTCCTTGCTGTCAATACACACCAAATCCACATGGATTTCATCACTAACCCTAAAGCTTTTG GATTCGTGACGTCTCAAGTGGCATGTTGTGGACAAGGACCGTATAATGGGGTGGGACTATGCACACCATTGTCTCACTTGTGCACCAATAGAGACGAATATGCATTTTGGGATGCATTCCATCCATCAGAAAAGGCTAATAGAATAATTGTTGATCAAATGATGAATGGATCCAACACTTACATGCATCCCATGAACCTTAGCACCATCCTAGCTATGGATTCCAATGCTTAA